The Arachis hypogaea cultivar Tifrunner chromosome 14, arahy.Tifrunner.gnm2.J5K5, whole genome shotgun sequence genome has a segment encoding these proteins:
- the LOC114924119 gene encoding receptor-like protein 54, with the protein MIFKVKFHISSSSDMLSKLQKLTVLGLGGGNKLSFLEGKNTSKVTFLSQVRALDLTSCNFVHFPNFIQHLQELTTLSISNNNIKTIPSWLWNKTTLESLEVSNNLLMGDISPSICNLQSLVELDLSSNNLVGMIPSCLGSFSQSLQLLNVSGNKLTGNIPQIYVKGNLLQLIDFSSNKLYGQLPRALVNCRMLEFLDVSRNHFNDSFPFWLGSLPKLKVLSLRDNQFHGAIMCPLKYTFPQLRIIDLSQNRFSTKLTSEIIMCFKSMIISNKRQLDFKDVIHSDNAEIDIDSHPFSMSNKGVVMDYLGSQYLHHMVAIDLSCNKISGEIPDIMGSLNGLVVLNLSNNMFTGSIPSSFGKLSSLEVLDLSLNSLSGNIPQQLTELTFLDFFNVSFNNLSGPVPENGQLSTFDNNSFEGNKDLCGIQLLKKCEDHPKPPLQKPDGDQDSESGYFFEFYWMVILIGYGGGLVVGLAVGDAFSVDVYRLLKKIF; encoded by the coding sequence ATGATCTTCAAGGTGAAATTCCATATTTCCTCTTCAAGTGACATGCTTTCAAAGCTCCAAAAGCTTACTGTTCTTGGTTTAGGCGGAGGCAACAAATTGTCTTTTCTTGAAGGGAAGAACACTTCCAAAGTAACATTTCTTTCTCAAGTTCGAGCTTTGGATTTAACTTCATGCAATTTTGTTCATTTTCCCAATTTTATACAACACTTGCAAGAGTTGACTACTCTTTCCATATCAAACAACAACATAAAGACAATACCGAGTTGGTTATGGAACAAAACAACTCTTGAGAGTTTGGAAGTTTCCAACAACCTATTGATGGGAGATATATCCCCCTCCATATGCAACCTGCAGTCACTTGTGGAACTTGATTTATCTTCCAACAATTTAGTTGGCATGATTCCATCATGTTTGGGAAGCTTTAGCCAATCCCTTCAACTTTTGAATGTCTCAGGAAACAAATTGACAGGCAATATTCCTCAAATTTATGTGAAAGGAAATCTCCTTCAGTTGATCGATTTTAGTTCTAACAAGTTGTACGGTCAATTACCAAGAGCACTTGTCAATTGCAGAATGCTTGAGTTTCTTGATGTGAGCCGTAACCATTTCAATGACTCATTTCCTTTCTGGTTGGGATCTCTTCCTAAGTTAAAGGTTCTTTCTTTACGTGATAATCAATTTCACGGAGCTATAATGTGTCCATTGAAATACACATTTCCCCAACTTCGAATCATTGATCTTTCTCAAAATCGTTTCTCAACGAAATTAACATCAGAAATAATCATGTGCTTCAAATCGATGATCATATCCAACAAAAGGCAACTGGATTTCAAGGACGTGATTCATAGTGACAATGCGGAAATAGATATTGATTCGCATCCATTTTCAATGTCCaacaaaggagttgtcatggattATCTTGGGAGTCAATACCTTCATCACATGGTGGCCATTGATCTTTCATGTAACAAAATTTCGGGAGAGATTCCAGATATCATGGGAAGTTTGAATGGTCTTGTTGTGCTCAATTTGTCCAATAACATGTTTACTGGCAGCATCCCATCTTCTTTCGGAAAGCTTTCAAGTCTTGAAGTGCTGGACCTTTCTCTCAATAGCCTGTCAGGAAATATTCCTCAACAACTCACAGAACTAACCTTCTTGGATTTTTTCAATGTGTCTTTCAACAATCTCTCAGGTCCAGTACCAGAAAATGGCCAACTTTCTACCTTTGATAATAATTCATTTGAGGGAAATAAAGATTTGTGCGGGATTCAATTGTTGAAGAAATGTGAAGATCATCCTAAGCCTCCATTGCAAAAACCTGATGGTGATCAAGATTCTGAGTCAGGATATTTCTTTGAATTTTATTGGATGGTAATTCTAATTGGATATGGGGGTGGCCTTGTTGTTGGGTTAGCAGTGGGAGATGCTTTTTCTGTGGATGTTTATAGGTTGCTGAAAAAGATCTTTTAA
- the LOC114924026 gene encoding uncharacterized protein, with the protein MVVRVSTQYTLHFRERGHFILAYETYLTLKPISIQLIIMGFLCSLAFSIQFLLLFSSSMFTNCLTLNDSTTTHHHECHQHESNALLSFKQSFFIRNKLTGNIPQTYVKRNALHWIDFSSNKLYGQLPRALVNCRMLEFLDVRHNHFNDSFPFWLGSLPQLKVVSLRDNQFHGAIMCPLKYTFPQLRIIDLSQNGFSTKLTSEIIMCFKSMIISNKRQLDFKNVIFSKNMLIDIDLSSFSLSNKGVIMDYLGGQYLHHMVAIDLSSNKIYGEIPDFMGSLNSLVVLNLSNNMFTGSIPSSFGKLSSLEVLDLSLNSLSGNIPQQLTELTFLDFFNVFFNNLSGPIPENGQLSTFDNNSFEGNKDLCGIQLMKKCEDHPKPPLQKPDGDQDSESGSFFELYWMVILIGYGGGLVAGLALGNAFAVDVFRLLQKIF; encoded by the exons ATGGTTGTTAGAGTCTCCACCCAGTATACACTCCATTTTAGAGAACGCGGACACTTTATACTTGCCTATGAAACCTATTTAACTTTGAAACCTATTTCAATTCAACTGATAATAATGGGGTTCTTGTGTTCTCTTGCTTTCTCCATACagtttcttctcctcttctcatCCTCCATGTTCACAAACTGTTTAACTTTGAATGATTCAACTACTACTCATCATCATGAATGCCATCAACATGAAAGCAATGCCTTGCTCAGCTTTAAACAAAGCTTCTTCATAA GAAACAAACTGACCGGCAATATTCCTCAAACTTATGTGAAACGAAATGCCCTTCACTGGATTGATTTTAGTTCTAACAAGTTGTATGGTCAATTACCAAGAGCACTTGTCAATTGCAGAATGCTAGAGTTTCTTGATGTGAGACATAACCATTTCAATGACTCATTTCCTTTCTGGTTAGGATCTCTTCCCCAGTTAAAGGTTGTTTCTTTACGTGATAATCAATTTCACGGAGCTATAATGTGTCCATTGAAATACACATTTCCCCAACTTCGAATCATTGATCTCTCTCAAAATGGTTTCTCAACAAAATTAACATCGGAAATAATCATGTGCTTCAAATCGATGATCATATCCAACAAAAGACAACTGGATTTCAAGAACGTGATTTTTAGTAAGAATATGTTGATAGATATTGATTTGTCTTCATTTTCATTGTCCAACAAAGGAGTTATAATGGATTATCTTGGGGGTCAATACCTTCATCACATGGTAGCCATTGATCTTTCAAGTAACAAAATTTATGGTGAGATTCCGGATTTCATGGGAAGTTTGAATAGCCTTGTCGTACTCAATTTGTCCAATAACATGTTTACTGGCAGCATCCCATCTTCCTTCGGAAAGCTTTCAAGTCTTGAAGTGTTGGACCTTTCTCTCAATAGCCTGTCAGGAAATATTCCTCAACAACTCACAGAACTAACCTTCTTGGATTTTTTCAATGTGTTTTTCAACAATCTCTCAGGTCCAATCCCAGAAAATGGACAACTTTCCACATTTGATAATAATTCATTTGAGGGAAACAAGGATTTGTGCGGGATTCAATTGATGAAGAAATGTGAAGATCATCCTAAGCCTCCATTGCAAAAACCTGATGGTGATCAAGATTCTGAGTCAGGATCTTTCTTTgaattgtattggatggtaattctAATTGGATATGGGGGTGGCCTTGTTGCTGGGTTAGCACTGGGAAATGCTTTCGCTGTAGATGTTTTTAGGTTGCTGCAAAAGATCTTTTAA
- the LOC112743313 gene encoding uncharacterized protein: MDPNITLFSLVHLQSLDLSDNHFNHSQIPARIGDLSQLRHLNVSHFGETTFSGEVPTQISHLSNLLSLDFRSYIVAPLDNLLINHLQLKVSTLKSLIQNSTRLEQLRLNFVTISSSLPHTLTNLTSLQTLSFRQCELYGEFPIGIFSLVNLTSLNFARNQNLQGTLPASIGNLTNLAYLALGGNSFHGEIPQSLFRLENLVALDLTSNFFKGRLALDMFLKLRMLKDLDLSLNKLTLFSQNRTVNVTNLPPIQWLELSRCNLNGEIPTWIMNLTTLNLLNLHNNNLQGEIPYFLFKLENLTGLDLGANMLEGQIELGMLSQLQKLTYLGLGGGNKLSFVEGKNTTNVTFPPQIQSLELGSCNLVHFPNFIPHLQELTDLFIPLNSIKTIPSWIWNKTNSSEFGNFQQPVNRRNIPLDMQSTIPYIS; this comes from the coding sequence ATGGATCCCAATATTACCCTTTTCTCACTTGTGCATCTTCAAAGCCTTGATCTTTCAGACAATCACTTCAATCACTCGCAAATTCCAGCCAGGATAGGTGACTTGTCACAACTGAGGCATTTGAATGTTTCTCACTTTGGTGAAACCACATTTTCGGGTGAAGTCCCAACTCAAATTTCCCATTTGTCCAACTTGTTATCCCTTGATTTTCGCAGCTATATTGTGGCACCCCTTGATAATTTATTGATCAACCATTTACAACTCAAGGTATCCACTCTAAAAAGCTTAATTCAAAACTCAACAAGACTGGAACAACTTCGTCTTAATTTTGTCACCATTTCATCATCATTACCTCACACACTCACAAACCTTACATCTCTGCAAACACTCTCTTTTCGCCAATGTGAACTATATGGTGAGTTTCCTATTGGAATATTCTCTCTTGTAAACTTAACATCTTTGAATTTTGCAAGAAACCAAAATTTGCAGGGCACATTACCTGCATCCATTGGAAACCTGACCAATTTAGCTTACTTGGCTCTTGGAGGTAATAGCTTTCATGGTGAAATCCCGCAGTCTCTTTTTAGACTCGAAAATCTTGTAGCTTTAGATCTAACTTCTAATTTTTTCAAAGGCCGCCTAGCACTTGACATGTTTTTGAAGCTAAGGATGCTTAAGGATCTtgacttgtctctcaacaaattgaCTTTGTTCTCACAAAATAGGACTGTCAATGTGACAAACCTTCCTCCAATTCAGTGGTTAGAATTGAGTAGGTGCAATTTAAATGGAGAAATTCCAACTTGGATAATGAACTTGACCACTTTAAATCTCTTGAATCTTCATAACAATAATCTTCAAGGTGAAATTCCATATTTCCTCTTCAAGTTAGAGAATCTTACAGGTCTTGATCTAGGTGCTAATATGTTGGAAGGACAGATTGAGCTTGGCATGCTTTCCCAGCTCCAAAAGCTTACTTATCTTGGTTTAGGCGGAGGCAACAAATTGTCTTTTGTTGAAGGGAAGAACACTACCAACGTAACATTTCCTCCTCAAATTCAATCATTGGAATTAGGGTCATGCAACTTAGTTCATTTTCCCAATTTTATACCGCACTTGCAAGAGTTGACTGATCTTTTCATACCACTGAATAGCATAAAGACTATACCGAGTTGGATATGGAATAAAACAAACTCTTCAGAGTTTGGAAATTTCCAACAACCTGTTAATAGGAGAAATATCCCCCTTGATATGCAATCTACAATCCCTTATATATCTTGA